One stretch of Streptomyces sp. NBC_01142 DNA includes these proteins:
- a CDS encoding zinc-binding dehydrogenase, giving the protein MRAVEFHEYGGPEVLKLVQAQIPVPGPGQVTIDAVYAGVNFADLKARAVGYRVESLPYVPGLEVSGRIRSVGQGVEGLRPGQEVAALTGGGAYAEVVVAEAVTVFPLPEGVDLRTAATLPTVLPSAHALVHEVGRLRAGESVLVHGAAGAVGTVAGQLARAAGAGAVYGVVSSAAKAGHALKYGYDEVFVSDSFTDGLGEEIRRATGGRGVDLVLDPVGGDTLRRGIDALAVFGRLVSFGNASGAEPWQAGPPELYARGRSVAGFSILALAQSAPEAVRSLAERAFRTVVDGVVELPVTAEFPLSEASAAHTLMGGRTSTGKLLLRVADAGPAAEGSPA; this is encoded by the coding sequence ATGCGTGCGGTCGAGTTCCACGAGTACGGCGGTCCCGAGGTACTGAAGCTCGTACAGGCCCAGATCCCCGTGCCGGGGCCGGGCCAGGTCACCATCGACGCCGTATACGCCGGCGTGAACTTCGCCGACCTCAAGGCGCGGGCCGTGGGCTACCGGGTGGAATCCCTGCCCTACGTCCCCGGCCTGGAAGTCTCGGGACGGATCCGGTCCGTCGGCCAGGGCGTCGAGGGGCTGCGGCCGGGGCAGGAAGTCGCCGCCCTCACCGGCGGCGGCGCGTACGCGGAGGTCGTGGTTGCCGAGGCCGTCACCGTCTTCCCCCTCCCGGAGGGCGTCGACCTGCGGACCGCGGCCACACTCCCCACCGTGCTGCCGTCCGCGCATGCGCTGGTGCACGAGGTGGGGCGGCTGCGCGCCGGAGAGAGCGTGCTGGTGCACGGCGCGGCAGGCGCTGTCGGCACGGTGGCCGGGCAGTTGGCCCGGGCGGCGGGCGCGGGCGCGGTGTACGGCGTGGTCTCCTCGGCGGCCAAGGCCGGGCACGCCCTCAAGTACGGCTACGACGAGGTGTTCGTGAGCGACTCCTTCACGGACGGTCTCGGCGAGGAGATCCGCCGCGCCACCGGCGGCAGGGGGGTCGACCTGGTGCTCGACCCGGTGGGTGGCGACACCCTCCGCCGCGGCATCGACGCGCTGGCCGTCTTCGGACGCCTGGTGTCCTTCGGCAACGCGAGTGGGGCAGAGCCGTGGCAGGCCGGGCCGCCCGAGCTCTATGCGCGGGGCCGTTCGGTCGCGGGTTTCTCCATCCTGGCGCTCGCCCAGTCGGCTCCCGAGGCAGTGCGATCTCTCGCCGAGCGCGCGTTCCGCACCGTCGTCGACGGAGTCGTGGAGCTTCCGGTCACCGCGGAGTTCCCTCTGTCGGAGGCGTCGGCGGCCCACACGCTGATGGGCGGGCGCACCTCCACCGGCAAGTTGCTGCTGCGGGTCGCCGACGCCGGGCCCGCTGCGGAAGGATCACCCGCATGA
- a CDS encoding 2-dehydropantoate 2-reductase N-terminal domain-containing protein has protein sequence MRILVVGAAATGGFSGARLVRAGRDVTFPVRPHRADTRADTRAAKIPGQNT, from the coding sequence ATGAGGATCCTGGTCGTCGGCGCCGCAGCCACGGGAGGCTTCTCAGGCGCCCGCCTCGTCCGGGCAGGACGGGATGTCACCTTCCCGGTCCGCCCGCACCGCGCCGACACCCGCGCCGACACCCGCGCCGCGAAGATCCCCGGACAGAACACCTAG
- a CDS encoding TSUP family transporter, whose protein sequence is MPDISLTTLVFLCLAAAVAGWIDAVVGGGGLLLLPALLLGLPQVPAAQILGTNKAVAIVGTSGAAVTYVRKAPVQVKTAVRIGLAALAGSMGGAFFAAGISSDVLRPVIMVVLLGVAAFVMLRPSFGTAADTGKGPVTRARAITAIVLVGGGIGFYDGLFGPGTGTFLVLALTAVLHLDLVTASATAKIVNVCTNGGALGMFAYQGTVMWQLAAVMAVFNLAGGMFGARMALRKGSEFVRGVLLVVVFSLVAKLAFDQWTA, encoded by the coding sequence ATGCCCGACATATCGCTGACCACCCTCGTGTTCCTCTGCCTCGCCGCAGCCGTGGCGGGCTGGATCGACGCGGTGGTGGGCGGGGGAGGGCTGCTGCTCCTGCCCGCCCTCCTGCTCGGCCTGCCGCAGGTCCCGGCCGCGCAGATCCTCGGCACCAACAAGGCCGTTGCCATCGTCGGTACCTCGGGCGCCGCCGTCACCTATGTCCGCAAGGCGCCGGTGCAGGTGAAGACGGCGGTACGGATCGGGCTCGCGGCCCTTGCCGGCTCGATGGGCGGCGCGTTCTTCGCGGCCGGCATCAGCAGCGACGTACTCCGCCCCGTGATCATGGTGGTGCTGCTCGGCGTCGCGGCCTTCGTCATGCTGCGCCCCTCTTTCGGCACCGCGGCGGACACGGGCAAAGGCCCTGTCACCCGGGCCCGCGCCATCACGGCGATCGTCCTTGTCGGCGGCGGGATCGGCTTCTACGACGGTCTGTTCGGGCCCGGCACCGGCACCTTCCTGGTCCTCGCGCTCACCGCCGTACTCCATCTCGACCTGGTGACCGCCTCAGCCACCGCCAAGATCGTCAACGTCTGCACCAATGGCGGGGCGCTGGGGATGTTCGCCTACCAGGGCACGGTGATGTGGCAACTGGCCGCGGTGATGGCGGTGTTCAACCTGGCGGGCGGCATGTTCGGCGCCCGCATGGCGCTCAGGAAGGGCAGCGAGTTCGTCCGTGGCGTGCTGCTCGTCGTCGTCTTCTCACTGGTCGCCAAGCTGGCCTTCGACCAGTGGACTGCCTAG
- a CDS encoding putative protein N(5)-glutamine methyltransferase, with translation MSASPSLLPHSVIVTRLRAAGCVFAEDEAQLLISTARTPDDLATMVDRRVDGLPLEHVLGWAEFCGLRIMMDPGVFVPRRRTEFLVGRAAVLAPPRAVVVDLCCGSGALGAALAAALDRVELYAADIDPAAVRCARRNVAAAGGQVYEGDLYEPLPAALRGRVDVLLANVPYVPTEEIELLPAEARIHEARVALDGGSDGLDVLRRVTAAASRWLTPGGSLLFETSERQAPHAVETVARSGLIPRVVTSDELYATVVIATRPSTKP, from the coding sequence ATGTCGGCTTCACCCTCACTTCTCCCCCACTCCGTCATCGTCACCAGGCTTCGTGCCGCCGGCTGCGTATTCGCCGAGGACGAGGCGCAGTTGCTCATCTCCACGGCACGGACACCGGACGACCTCGCCACCATGGTGGACCGGCGGGTCGATGGCCTGCCCCTCGAACACGTCCTGGGCTGGGCCGAGTTCTGCGGTCTGCGGATCATGATGGACCCCGGTGTGTTCGTACCCCGGCGACGCACCGAGTTCCTCGTCGGCCGAGCCGCCGTCCTCGCCCCGCCCCGCGCCGTCGTCGTCGACCTGTGCTGCGGCTCGGGCGCGCTGGGCGCGGCACTGGCCGCGGCCCTGGACCGGGTCGAGCTGTACGCCGCCGACATCGACCCCGCCGCCGTACGGTGCGCCCGCCGCAATGTCGCTGCCGCCGGTGGCCAGGTGTACGAGGGGGATCTCTACGAGCCCCTGCCCGCCGCACTGCGGGGCCGCGTCGACGTCCTGCTCGCCAACGTGCCCTACGTACCCACCGAAGAAATCGAGCTGCTCCCCGCCGAGGCCCGCATCCACGAGGCGCGGGTGGCGCTCGACGGTGGCTCGGACGGGCTGGACGTCCTACGGCGGGTGACCGCCGCAGCGTCGCGGTGGCTGACACCGGGCGGCAGCCTGCTGTTCGAGACGAGCGAGCGCCAGGCGCCGCACGCGGTCGAAACCGTCGCCCGCAGCGGGCTGATCCCGCGCGTGGTCACTTCCGACGAGCTGTACGCCACCGTCGTCATCGCAACGAGGCCCTCGACGAAGCCCTGA
- a CDS encoding response regulator transcription factor, with protein MRVVIAEDSALLREGLVQLLTLRGVEVAAAVGDAASLLAAVAEHRPQAAVVDIRLPPDHTDEGLRAAVEIRRSWPGVGVLIFSQYVETRYATQLLGNGGAGVGYLLKERVVDIGEFVSALERVASGGTALDPEVVAQLFGASRRTSALDTLTPREREVLGLMAEGRTNHSIAESFVVSERAVEKHIANIFTKLGLPPGESGHRRVLAVLRYLDARP; from the coding sequence ATGCGCGTGGTCATCGCCGAGGACTCCGCGCTGCTGCGCGAGGGACTCGTCCAACTCCTCACCCTGCGGGGGGTGGAGGTGGCCGCGGCGGTGGGCGACGCGGCCTCACTGCTGGCCGCGGTCGCCGAACACCGCCCGCAGGCGGCGGTCGTCGACATCCGGCTGCCCCCGGACCACACGGACGAGGGCCTGCGGGCGGCTGTGGAGATACGGCGCTCATGGCCGGGGGTCGGGGTGCTGATCTTCTCCCAGTACGTGGAGACGAGGTACGCGACCCAGCTGCTGGGCAACGGTGGCGCGGGCGTCGGCTACCTGCTGAAGGAACGGGTCGTGGACATCGGCGAGTTCGTGTCGGCGCTGGAGCGGGTCGCGTCGGGCGGCACGGCGCTCGATCCGGAGGTCGTCGCCCAGCTCTTCGGCGCGAGCCGCCGCACCTCGGCACTGGACACGCTGACGCCGCGGGAGCGTGAGGTGCTGGGCCTGATGGCCGAGGGCCGTACGAACCACTCGATCGCGGAGAGCTTCGTGGTGTCGGAGCGGGCGGTGGAGAAGCACATCGCGAACATCTTCACCAAGCTGGGCCTGCCGCCGGGGGAGTCGGGGCACCGCAGGGTCCTTGCGGTGCTGCGGTACCTGGACGCCCGCCCCTGA
- a CDS encoding sensor domain-containing protein codes for MHRLRALLYALLALPLALVGMLLVLVGLLVGGLLSVTPLGPWLIALSVRGALALGALQRTLARALLGLDIEPPVRRDEPGAFGWRRAVLGDRAGWRAVRCALAAPLTAVLPFAAVVAGCVYGLLFLLHPILKHWNYTTVREPDGSVRQVSLQFFGVQFDSWPRWLAVVAAGALLLYAAPWLLRHALVPHRLMLSSLLGPDGTGRRIRTLEETRALAVDDAAATLRRIERDLHDGTQVRLVGLGMHLTLIGELIAADADRERVLGVVETARTNATQAVADLRHLVRGIHPPVLDQGLDAALATLAADVALPVSLTAHIRERPSPALESIAYFCAAELLANVVKHAHATQGEIEVSCGNGELRLSVRDDGRGGAAVGAGSGLTGLLARARTVDGALTCDSPAGGPTVVTVVLPYRLPDR; via the coding sequence ATGCATCGACTGCGTGCCCTCCTCTACGCCCTCCTGGCACTGCCCCTCGCCCTGGTGGGCATGCTGCTCGTCCTCGTCGGGCTGCTGGTGGGCGGCCTGCTGTCGGTGACGCCGCTCGGGCCGTGGCTGATCGCCCTGAGCGTGCGCGGCGCGCTGGCCCTCGGCGCGCTCCAGCGCACGCTTGCCCGCGCCCTGCTCGGGCTCGACATCGAGCCGCCCGTACGACGCGACGAGCCGGGGGCGTTCGGCTGGCGGCGGGCGGTGCTGGGGGACCGGGCCGGGTGGCGCGCGGTCCGATGCGCGCTGGCCGCGCCGCTGACCGCAGTGCTGCCGTTCGCCGCCGTGGTGGCCGGCTGTGTATACGGGCTGCTGTTCCTTCTCCATCCGATCCTCAAGCACTGGAACTACACGACCGTGCGCGAGCCGGACGGCTCCGTACGCCAGGTGTCGCTCCAGTTCTTCGGCGTGCAGTTCGACTCCTGGCCACGGTGGCTCGCGGTCGTCGCGGCGGGCGCGCTGCTGCTGTACGCCGCTCCCTGGCTGCTGCGCCACGCCCTCGTCCCGCACCGGCTGATGCTGAGCTCCCTGCTCGGCCCGGACGGGACGGGCCGGCGCATTCGCACACTGGAGGAGACCCGGGCGCTGGCCGTCGACGACGCGGCGGCGACCCTGCGCCGCATCGAGCGGGACCTGCACGACGGCACGCAGGTGCGGCTCGTCGGGCTCGGGATGCACCTGACCCTGATCGGCGAGCTGATCGCGGCGGACGCGGACCGGGAGCGGGTGCTGGGCGTGGTGGAGACGGCCCGTACGAACGCGACGCAGGCGGTCGCGGATCTGCGGCATCTGGTGCGGGGCATCCATCCGCCGGTCCTGGACCAGGGTCTGGACGCGGCGCTGGCCACGCTCGCGGCGGATGTCGCCCTGCCGGTCTCGCTCACCGCACACATCCGTGAACGGCCTTCCCCCGCGCTGGAGTCCATCGCCTACTTCTGCGCAGCGGAACTCCTCGCGAACGTGGTCAAGCACGCGCACGCCACGCAGGGGGAGATCGAGGTGTCGTGCGGGAACGGTGAACTGCGGCTGTCCGTACGGGACGACGGGCGCGGGGGAGCGGCGGTGGGCGCGGGCAGCGGGCTGACCGGGCTGCTCGCCCGGGCCCGTACCGTCGACGGGGCGCTGACCTGCGACAGCCCGGCGGGAGGCCCTACGGTGGTCACCGTCGTACTTCCGTACCGCCTCCCGGACCGATGA